One genomic segment of Cottoperca gobio chromosome 21, fCotGob3.1, whole genome shotgun sequence includes these proteins:
- the LOC115026612 gene encoding F-box only protein 47-like, whose amino-acid sequence MAMVRKASRNVGKYTSTHKPRKKTHLRPRPTRTIMTRSQCNISGSFFHRLPSEVFDMILDKLSVLEISMFSMVSKEITRFVVDYISTLAWKNKRIIQSFHPSTCLQQRSTIGHYKDLGLLFKRCTLLLPTKDRLKFIFSKFSQIPCFLLEQCLAPDCIGFPSYGVFLQTLLAGWDELECHRVFNFLCDLTNLLQKIEAVITGKPGVRWYQKQQLRLFCRQVLLDPWPNQSECQFWLIQLLKPWPMVSQAHLLFILYGPLMPEGTLGWQDLVERGLPHSALWDLASAILLLFSKLEVKGQTTNSLLAILEELIVIPQPWHVENVARLLVLCGSSLCYTVLASKAINGRILEISRLIVYIILVCEKDGYHMSWAVKMVQRLCKVFSTAPERFCFIQQLENMFSEVTREFFEFSVTGNHLEDREPFQTLCILLDSSARFHTKFLHMFLK is encoded by the exons ATGGCAATGGTGAGGAAAGCCTCCAGAAATGTTGGGAAGTACACATCGACTCACAAACCTCGCAAGAAGACTCATCTTCGGCCCCGGCCAACCAGGACCATCATGACCCGCAGCCAGTGCAACATCAGCGGCAGCTTCTTTCACAGGCTCCCCTCAGAGGTGTTTGACATGATCCTGGATAAACTGTCTG tgctGGAGATCAGTATGTTCAGCATGGTGTCCAAGGAAATCACTAGATTCGTTGTGGACTACATCTCCACCCTGGCGTGGAAGAATAAAAGGATAATTCAAAGCTTTCACCCTTCCACCTGCCTTCAACAGAGATCCACTATTGGACACTACAAAGACCTGG GTTTGTTGTTCAAGAGATGTACCCTGTTGCTACCAACAAAGGACAGGTTAAAGTTTATCTTTAGCAAGTTTTCACAG ATTCCCTGCTTCCTGTTGGAGCAGTGTTTGGCACCAGACTGCATTGGCTTCCCCAGCTACGGAGTCTTCCTCCAG ACACTGCTCGCAGGGTGGGATGAGCTGGAGTGCCACAGAGTGTTCAACTTCCTGTGTGACCTCACAAATCTGCTGCAAAAAATAGAGGCAGTCATCACTGGAAAACCTG GGGTGAGGTGGTACCAAAAGCAGCAGCTCCGTCTATTCTGCCGTCAGGTTCTGTTGGACCCGTGGCCGAACCAGTCGGAGTGTCAGTTCTGGCTAATACAACTCTTGAAGCCTTGGCCCATGGTCAGCCAGGCACACTTACTGTTCATCCTCTACGGACCTCTGATGCCTGAGG GCACCCTGGGTTGGCAAGATTTAGTGGAGAGGGGGCTGCCTCACAGCGCTCTCTGGGACCTGGCCAGCGCTATCCTCCTGCTTTTCAGCAAACTTGAAGTCAAAGGCCAGACCACTAATTCACTGCTGGCAATCTTGGAGGAGCTCATTG TCATTCCTCAGCCGTGGCATGTGGAGAATGTGGCTCGTCTGCTGGTGCTGTGTGGCAGCAGTCTCTGCTACACTGTTCTAGCCAGCAAGGCCATCAATGGACGAATTCTTGAGATCTCCAGACTCATCGTATACATCATACTG GTGTGTGAGAAGGACGGCTATCACATGTCCTGGGCGGTGAAAATGGTGCAGCGTCTCTGTAAGGTCTTCAGCACGGCTCCTGAAAGGTTCTGCTTCATCCAACAACTGGAGAACATGTTTTCAGAGGTCACCAGGGAGTTCTTTGAGTTTTCTGTAACAG GGAACCATCTTGAGGACAGGGAGCCTTTCCAGACCCTGTGCATCCTCCTGGACTCCAGCGCTCGCTTCCATACTAAATTCCTCCACATGTTCCTCAAATAA
- the LOC115026569 gene encoding ADP-ribosylation factor-like protein 6 isoform X2 has translation MGLLDKLSGWLGLRKKEVNVLCLGLDNSGKTTIINQLKPSNTQAQEIVPTIGFNIEKFKSSSLSFTVFDMSGQSRYRNLWEHYYKESHAIIFVIDSGDKLRMVVAKEELDTLLKHEDIRSKKMPVLFFANKMDLRDAMSSVRVSQMLSLENIKDKPWHICASDAIKGEGLQEGLDWLQEQIAQSHQNNEDMNN, from the exons ATGGGGCTGCTGGATAAACTGTCGGGCTGGCTCGGCCTGAGGAAGAAAGAGGTCAACGTTTTGTGTTTGGGACTGGACAACAGCGGCAAAACTACTATCATCAACCAACTCAAACCATCTAAT ACGCAGGCACAAGAAATAGTCCCAACAATCGGTTTCAACATTGAAAAGTTCAAGAGTTCAAG CCTGTCTTTTACAGTCTTTGATATGTCTGGGCAGAGCAGATATAGAAACCTATGGGAGCATTActacaa AGAAAGCCATGCCATCATATTTGTCATTGACAGCGGTGACAAACTGAGAATGGTTGTTGCCAAAGAGGAGCTAGATACTCTTCTCAAACACGAAG ATATCCGCAGCAAAAAGATGCCAGTCTTGTTCTTCGCTAACAAGATGGATCTGCGCGATGCCATGTCTTCTGTCAGGGTCTCACAGATGTTGTCTTTGGAGAACATCAAAGACAAGCCTTGGCACATCTG TGCCAGCGATGCTATCAAAGGAGAGGGCCTCCAGGAAGGGTTGGACTGGCTACAAG AACAAATTGCACA ATCACATCAAAacaatgaagacatgaataattaa
- the LOC115026569 gene encoding ADP-ribosylation factor-like protein 6 isoform X3, with amino-acid sequence MGLLDKLSGWLGLRKKEVNVLCLGLDNSGKTTIINQLKPSNTQAQEIVPTIGFNIEKFKSSSLSFTVFDMSGQSRYRNLWEHYYKESHAIIFVIDSGDKLRMVVAKEELDTLLKHEDIRSKKMPVLFFANKMDLRDAMSSVRVSQMLSLENIKDKPWHICASDAIKGEGLQEGLDWLQDHIKTMKT; translated from the exons ATGGGGCTGCTGGATAAACTGTCGGGCTGGCTCGGCCTGAGGAAGAAAGAGGTCAACGTTTTGTGTTTGGGACTGGACAACAGCGGCAAAACTACTATCATCAACCAACTCAAACCATCTAAT ACGCAGGCACAAGAAATAGTCCCAACAATCGGTTTCAACATTGAAAAGTTCAAGAGTTCAAG CCTGTCTTTTACAGTCTTTGATATGTCTGGGCAGAGCAGATATAGAAACCTATGGGAGCATTActacaa AGAAAGCCATGCCATCATATTTGTCATTGACAGCGGTGACAAACTGAGAATGGTTGTTGCCAAAGAGGAGCTAGATACTCTTCTCAAACACGAAG ATATCCGCAGCAAAAAGATGCCAGTCTTGTTCTTCGCTAACAAGATGGATCTGCGCGATGCCATGTCTTCTGTCAGGGTCTCACAGATGTTGTCTTTGGAGAACATCAAAGACAAGCCTTGGCACATCTG TGCCAGCGATGCTATCAAAGGAGAGGGCCTCCAGGAAGGGTTGGACTGGCTACAAG ATCACATCAAAacaatgaagacatga
- the LOC115026569 gene encoding ADP-ribosylation factor-like protein 6 isoform X1, which produces MGLLDKLSGWLGLRKKEVNVLCLGLDNSGKTTIINQLKPSNTQAQEIVPTIGFNIEKFKSSSLSFTVFDMSGQSRYRNLWEHYYKESHAIIFVIDSGDKLRMVVAKEELDTLLKHEDIRSKKMPVLFFANKMDLRDAMSSVRVSQMLSLENIKDKPWHICASDAIKGEGLQEGLDWLQGKCVCSVNLIQLLYCAKTKGNVQIAHRILVHC; this is translated from the exons ATGGGGCTGCTGGATAAACTGTCGGGCTGGCTCGGCCTGAGGAAGAAAGAGGTCAACGTTTTGTGTTTGGGACTGGACAACAGCGGCAAAACTACTATCATCAACCAACTCAAACCATCTAAT ACGCAGGCACAAGAAATAGTCCCAACAATCGGTTTCAACATTGAAAAGTTCAAGAGTTCAAG CCTGTCTTTTACAGTCTTTGATATGTCTGGGCAGAGCAGATATAGAAACCTATGGGAGCATTActacaa AGAAAGCCATGCCATCATATTTGTCATTGACAGCGGTGACAAACTGAGAATGGTTGTTGCCAAAGAGGAGCTAGATACTCTTCTCAAACACGAAG ATATCCGCAGCAAAAAGATGCCAGTCTTGTTCTTCGCTAACAAGATGGATCTGCGCGATGCCATGTCTTCTGTCAGGGTCTCACAGATGTTGTCTTTGGAGAACATCAAAGACAAGCCTTGGCACATCTG TGCCAGCGATGCTATCAAAGGAGAGGGCCTCCAGGAAGGGTTGGACTGGCTACAAGGTAAATGTGTCTGTTCAGTCAATTTAATTCAACTGCTATACTGTGCCAAAACAAAAGGCAATGTTCAAATTGCGCACAGAATTTTGGTCCATTGTTAA